CCCAGTACTGAAAAGCAGCTTCCCCTGTGGGTGTATCAAAGGCTGCTTTGCCTGATTCATCAACCAACTCTACACCCATCTTGACAAAAGACTCTAATACGTCCCCTGAATCATTGGGTACAAAGCTGATAAAAAAAGCATATTTGCCCGTTTTTTCTTTGATAGTTTTGGCTGCTTCAGCTAGCTCTTGATATGTTTGAGGCGGATTTTTAATCTTGGCTGCTGTCAAAAGTTGTTGATTGTAGATGGTAATTGTAGTTGTCAGATACCAAGGAATTCCAAAAGCCAGATCTTTACAGTTGTCTTGTTGGCAGACTTCAATTGTGCTTGCCTGCCAAATTTTTGGTAAATAGGCTGCTTTAGCTTCAGGGGTAACTACTTCATTCAAATCTAACCAAGCGTTGCGAGTTGCTAATTGTGAAGCAAATTTAGGATTTAAATTGACTAAATCTGGTGCTGTTTTAGCAGAAATAGATGTCAGAATTTTACTTTCCATAGCAGACCAAGGAATATCTACCCAATCTATCTCTACTGGATTGTTTTGAGCTTCAAAAGTGGTATTTAAATCTTCAAAGTATTGGGTAAAGTTTGGTTTAAGCTGCATTGTCCAAAATTCAAGCTGGGAAGAATCATTATTTGCACTAGGATTACATCCCCATAGCCAGCTTATAATCACTCCTGTTAATAACCATAGGCAAAATCTGGTAATAAAAGTAGCTTTTTTCATTGTTTTGTCAAAAGTAAGGCAACAAAATAAACAATATTACTTATAAGTAAATATGGCAATGTTATGTACGTATTTATAACTATTTACTTATATATACATTCTGCTTTTTTCGGTAAAAGCACTTATCTATATATCTATTTATAGCAGCTACAATATCCAATGTGTCCAGCGTATTATAAAATCAAATCAAATATTTATTAACTGATACTTGGCTATTTGACAAGTTATTAATAAATGAAATGAAGGATAAATCTTAAAATGCTTTTGCTGGACAGCAATTAAATTATATCGTCATGTCCAAGAATGAGGTACAAGTTTGGAAATACTACTTAGGAAAAGGGTATGCTGAACACTTTAACTAATATCTTTGCCAAGAATGGCGACAGTGTAGGAATTGAAATAAATACCCAAAAAATTAACATTGCTCAAATAGTCAAACAAGGACAGCAATACAAATTGATGAAAAATGTCTCAGCAGATATTCCTGAAGGAGTATTTGAAGAAGGACAAATTGTTGATTCCTTGATTCTATCAGAACTAATTAAGGATACTCTTAAAGCCAATAAGATTAGTGCTACAAAAGTATTTACGGCAGTGCCGATGCGAGAGGCTATTATTCGTGTTATTCCTGTTCCCGCAGAACTAGATGAAGCAGAATTAAAAGATATGGTAATGGTACATGAAGCTGGAATGTATCTGCCTTATCCGCGAGAAGAGGTAGATTTAGATTATGTCAAACTTGGCTATTTTATGGATGAAGATGGTATAGAAAAGGTTAACGTTTTATTGGTAGCAACTAAGAAAGAAGTAACCGATCTTTATACTGAAGTTTTTGAGCAAGCACAACTAAAGTTAAGCGTTTTAGAAATTAATAGTTTTGCTTTAATTAGAACTATCAGGGAACAGCTACGACAGTTTGGTTCAAAAGAAGCTGTGGTATTAGTAGATTTAGAGTTTGATAGTACTGAAATTGCGATCGTAGTTGAAGGAGTACCTCAGTTTTCGAGAACGGTACCTATCGGTACTTATCAAATGTATACAGCATTCTCCCAGGCTATGAGCTTACCAGCTACAGGGTCAGCAGAAATGCTCTATGACATAGATATATTAAGCAGTAGAGATTCAACGGGCGTAGATTCATCGCAAATTGAGTCGGGAAAAGCAGCGTTGATTAAGATTTTGGGGGAATTAAGTGATGAATTAAGTCGCTCAATTAACTTTTATATTAATCAAAGTGAAGACTTAGAAATAGTTCAGTTATTATTAGCTGGTCCAGGAGCAGGTATTCGTCAATTGGATGAATTTTTTACTCAAAAACTAAATTTGCCCACCATAAAAGTCGATCCCATTGCAACTTTAGGACTCGATATAAATGAAGATATTGCGTCAGATAGTCGTCCAGGTTTAGGAATTGTCTTGGGACTAGGAATGCGGGATCTTTAAGTTTGCTTGAATATTGTTTATTTGGTGTTTATTGAGTTAAATAACGATTGTTTAATCTATTAATTATTATTGAAATTAGCGCGACTTTATGTATAACTTAGATATTAATTTTCTTAGAGATAGAGAGGGAGAACAATCTACTGACATGAGCAGTAGTATTGCTCAAAAAAGAGAACCCGCCATTGAAGACAAAGTCCCCATTGTGGTGGGAATAGCCTTGGCACTGATAGCACCAGCAATTACCTTTGGCTATTTACAAAGTGTTAAGGCTAAAACCGCTACCGTAGAAGAGGAAGTCACACAAATTGAAAGCGAAATTGCCGATTTGGGCAACCAAAACAAAAAGATTGAGGCAGCAAACGCTGAAATTCAGCAGACACAGCAAGAAACTGCTGCTTTGGTAGGTGTATTTGAGAAAATCAAGCCCTGGGCAGCGATTATGCAGGAAATTAGCGATCGCACTCCCCCAGGAGTTCAGGTAGATTCAATTCAGCAAACTAGTTCCGCTCCAGCAACTCCACCTGCGCCTCCACCAACTGAAGCCAAAGAAGGGGAAGCAGAAGCAACTCCACCACCTGTACCTAGTCCATCCATCGGGGTTAATTTAGCAGGGGTGGCACGTTCTTATGATGATGTGAATGACTTTGTTTTATTCTTACAGAGATCGCCATTTTTTGATAGCAAACAGGTTAAATTAAATGGTGCTAGCACCAGTGATTTTCCAGTCGAAGTAGAAAACACTGAAGATTTGCCAGAAAACGCTTCTTTGGAAATTCCCAAAGGAGTTAAATACGCAATTTCGGCACAGCTAAATAATGCTCCTTCCTCGCAATTAATTCAGGAAATAGCCAAAAAAGGTTCGATTGGGTTAGCAACCAGACTAAAAACATTAGAACGTAAAGGAGCGGTATTGAAATGACCTTTGCTGATGATTTCGCCACGGAAAAAGGGTTAGCCGAAGATTATCCCGTTGCCTTTGGGATTACCTTTACGCCTATGGTTACGGGAATTGCGATCGCCGTTGCAGGGATTGCTTTAGCTGCTTATGGCTATATTAATTTTGTCAATCCTGCTCAAGCAAAGTACAAAGAGGCATTAACCAAAAAAGTTGAGCTTCAAGGACAGTTAGAGAAAATCCAGACAGGGGATCTGCAATTAAAACTGATTGAATTAGAAGCAGACTTAGCTGACCAGAAAGTATTGAAAGCTCGTGTTCTAACGATGTTTACTAGCGAGGATGATCTCGAAACACTGCTAATTGACTTAAATAATTTTGTTGCTTCCAATCAAGGGACTTTAATTGATTACCAGCCTGAAGGGGATATTAGTACGATTGAGGATGCTTCTTTGGGTGCTGAAGTACAGGGAAAACTGAAGCGGAAAACCATTTCTCTGAGTATTAAGGGAACTTTCACTGAAACTAAACAAATTTTGCAGGATCTAGAACGATTGCAACCTTTATTAATGGTACAAACCATTAGCTCAACCGTAGAGGATAAACCCACAGCAATTTTGACTAGTAATAGAAGCGAGATTGTTCCTAAAGACCAAGCAGAGTTAAAAACTCAAATCAAGCTAGACGCTATATTGCCTCCGAGTCAACAAGAGCTAGAACAAGCTCAAAAAACCGACGAGGAAGCAGAGCTTACTGAGAGAGAAAAACGCCAAATCAGACGGGAAAGTAGAAAAAACAAAGATAGTGATAGTCAGTCACAACCTGATGCTACTAAAAAATAATAGTTCTACAAAAAATATATTTACTAATTATAGGTTGAGGATTAAAAGAGTGAAAAATTATTGCGATCGCCTGGGATTTTTGACAGCATTAACAGTTATGCTAATGGCTGCACCAGCTAATGCTGCGGAGCGAAACATTACCGATATTGAGCTTGATAAAGATAATAATCAACTAGAGTTAAAACTATCCGCAAATAAGAGGTCGTCTGAGAAGTCAAATTTACTACACAAAAGCCCCCTAAATTCCCCGCCCCTCCCTACCCCTCCCCAATTCTGGGGAGGGAACGATTGGTCTCCCCCAAGTTTGGGGGAGATTAGAGGGGGCTGGGACTTTAAATCACTCTCCCCCCAAGCTTGGGGGGCTGGGGGGGCAAAAGCTAGTGCGGATGCTTCTTTCTTCACGCTGCGTAAAGACAATCTTATTGAAGCAAATCTACTCAACACAAACTTAGATTTGCCCGCAGGAAATTCTTTTAAACAAGATAATCCGATTGCGGGGATTAAATCAATAGATGTTCATCAGGTTGACCGCGAACATACTCAGATTCTCATCTCTACCGAGCCAGATGTGCCTATTGAGCATTTACTAGAGCAACAGGGAGATAATCTTGTTCTTAGCCTCAACCGCGTTACCAAAGCTCAGTCTTTTCAAAGAGAGTTATCACAATTTGGCGATAAGACAGTTAAACAGATTAAGCAAACCTATAAATCTGCACTAGGTCAAAAGAAGACGAAAGACAATGAAAAACCGACTCTAGTTGCTCAAAAAACTGACTTAAAAAAACCTGATGTTTTAATTCCCAATCCTGAAATTGATATTGAGAACAATGGTTCTAATAATACCAAAGAACGGGTATATAAAGCCCAGGATGATCCAAGTTCCGCAGCCGATGCAACCCTTCCCAGAGCCGTTGCGCCTCCCGTAGGCGATATGGCGGTTTCCAATATTAATACTATGCCCGACATGGTAGATTTAGGCTCATCAGCCTCAGTTCCGCGCTTAGTGTTGCGGGATGCTCCAGTCAGAGAAGTACTTTCTCTCCTGGCTAAATCTGCTAACTTAAGCCTAGTATTTGCTGACAGTAATGCACAGGCACAAGGCGATCAAGGAAATCAAGGTGGTAATGGCGAAGAAACAGGTCCGACTATTTCTTTAGATCTAGAAAATCAGCCTTTACAGGAAGCATTTAATTCAGTTCTGCTTGTTTCTGGTTTAGATGCCAACCGTCGAGGCAATATTATCTATGTCGGTGAGCAACTACCCGCCCAAGCTCGTAACTTAGTCAGCCGTACTATTCGCTTGAACCAGGTTACTGTTGAAAACGCAGCTTTGTATCTAGCCAGTCAGGGTGCAACAGGAAAGAGACTAACTAACGATGTAGAAGAAATCATCGATCCTGAAACTGGTAGAGTCGTTCAAAGAAAAGAGGCAAGTCCAACATTAACCGATTTAGATGGCGGTAACGAAAACGATACTGGTTCTAAAGCACTAATGCTTAAAGGTCTACAGGTTTCTACTGATGGCAGATTAAACGCCATCACTCTTGTAGGTGAACCTCGCAAGGTAGAAGTTGCTACCACTTTTCTAACTCAGCTAGATGCCCGTCGTCGTCAGGTATCAGTCAACGTCAAGGTGATTGATGTGAACTTGCTTAATCAAGATGTCGTGAATAGTAGCTTTTCCTTTGGGATAAATGACAGTTTCTTTTCGCAAGATAATGGTTCTGCTAGCCTAAGATTTGGTGACTCTGCGCCACCAACAAGTGCTGAACTAAATAGTCCTACTGGTCGTTTGTCTAATCCGCCTATAGTCAATAATCCTTTTGCTGGTGCGAATACATTTCTTAATTTTGACGAAGGAACTATTGTTCCTGGTACTAGTAGTGGTATCGTTGATGCAGCAACTGGTTTTTTCGTTCCTGGACTTGAAAGAGGAGTAGGAATTTTTCCTGGTCGAGAAGCAGCTATTAGTTCTGACCCTTTTACGGCTGGTATAACTGATTTTACTCAAGCAACTGACGGTATAAGAACTGCAACTATAGATGGCAATAATGGTATTACAAATTTTACAACTACCCAGGGAACAGATGGTACAGCAACCTCGGCGCTGCCTAGTCTATTCCAATATCCTGATAAGTTTCTCGCATTACTGGAAGCACGCGTAACTAGTGGTAACGCCAAAGTTCTCACCGATCCAACTTTAACAGTGCAAGAAGGGCAACAAGCAACTGTACGCTTGGTACAAAAAATTGTAGAAAGTGTAAAAACCGAGATTGATGGGGAGTCGGGGACAAGAACTGTCACTCCAGAAATAGGTGAAGCTGGATTAGTACTAACCGTTAATGTAGAAGGGATTGACGATAATGGCTTTGTTTCGATGTCCGTCAGTCCTTCCGTTAGCTCTGTTGGGGCAACGCAAGCGTTTGATAGTGGGAATGGTGCAACTAATACACTTAATTTATTAAGTACGCGACAAGTAAGTTCTGGTTTGGTACGGATGCGGGATGGTCAAACTTTAATTTTGTCAGGGATTATTCAAGACCAAGAAAGAACTACTGTTTCTAAAGTACCTATTTTGGGTGATATTCCTTTGCTTGGTGCTTTATTTAGAAGTACCGACAAGACTAATGAACGAGCAGAAGTAATAGTTTTGTTAACTCCTAATATCGTGGATGAGGATGCAGGGCTGGCAAGCAACTTTATGCCTAGTAAAGAAAGCCGTGAAATGATTGAAAAATCTGGGGTTGACCCACTTGGAGAACCAGGTAAGTAGCCTGTTTTGGGACTCGATTTCGGTGGTTAAAATGGAAAAAATTGTTGAAATCTATGTTAAATAACGCTTTCAACGATCCATATTTGTCTTGTAGAGCTTAGAATAAGGCAGTGAAAAAACTGTAGCCTATGAAATACTGTGAGTTTTTAGAACTCAGATGCTATAAATTAGGCTGGTGAACTGTACTCCGTCTGATGAAGAGGATATCTAAAGACTAATATTGGCTAAATTTATAATGGTTTTTGCCCCCCTAGCCCCCCAACTCGCGCGTTCCTTGGCTGCTGAAACAGCAGCAGGGTCGCTCGTCAATTCTGGGGGGAAAAGATTTTAAAGTCCCAGCCCCCTCTAATCTCCCCCAAACTTGGGGGAGACTAATCGTTCCCTCCCCAGAATTGGGGAGGGGTAGGGAGGGGCGAGGGATTTAGGGGGCTTTTATCAAACTAATTAGGCTTCTCAGATAACCTTTTCAAACGACAGGACTTATGTTCACTTTATGTTGATTCATTTTCTAACTCTAAGAGGACATTTAAAAGGTTAATTCCTGCTATGTCTTTCCTGACTTTTGCCCCCCTAGCCCCCCAAAATTGGGGGGAAGAAGATTTTAAAGTCCCAGCCCCCTCTAATCTCCCCCAAACTTGGGGGAGACTAATCGTTCCCTCCCCAATTCTGGGGAGGGGTAGGGAGGGGCGGGGGATTATAGGGGGCTTCGATATAGCAAATTAAACTTTGAAGATAACCTCTAAGTTCTTAGATACCGAGAACTACATGACACACAAACCACAAATTCATATAAGAAGGAGACCACTAAAATGAATAAAGGTGAACTAGTCGATCGCATTTCGCAAAAAGCGACTGTAACTAAAAAACAGGCTGACGCTGTATTGTCCGCAGCCGTCGAAACTATTATGGAAGCTGTATCTGATGGAGATAAAGTAACCCTAGTTGGTTTTGGTTCTTTTGAGCGTCGCGATCGCAAGGAAAGAGAAGGACGTAACCCCAAAACTGGAGAAAAAATGTCCATTCCTGCTACTAAAGTTCCTGCTTTTTCGGCTGGTAAGCTATTCAAAGAAAAAGTAGCCCCTGCTAAAAAGTAGTTTTAAGATAGTTAATTTATCTTGAACAGACCACAACACGGTGGAAATTTGAATTGGGCAGCCAGCATTGCTGGTTGTCCAGTTTCTGCTTTAATCGATTTTTCCGCCAGCATTAACCCCCTAGGAACTCCCCCCAGCGCGATCGCTGCCATAGTTAATAGTACCAGTCAGTTAAATGCCTATCCCGACCCTGAATATCCAGAATTGCGATCGCATTTAGCCGAACATCATCAGATTGACCCTAAATTTATCCTGCCTGGAAATGGTTCGGCTGAGTTATTGACCTGGGCAGGCAGAGAACTAGCGCAACAAAATTTTACATATTTAATTACCCCCGCCTTTAGCGATTATGCCAGGGCTTTAAATGCTTTTGGTGGGAAAATATTATCCTGTCCTTTATCTTTAATAAGACTGACGCAGTGTGATAGAACTAGCCCCCCAAGCCCCCCAAATCTGGGGGGAAGAAGAATTAAAAGTCCCCCACTTGCACCAAGACACGCCCCTACGTTGCCAATTCCTGTAGATGTTCATCCCCAATCTGGACTCTTGCTCAACAATCCCCACAATCCAACGGG
This DNA window, taken from Pleurocapsa sp. FMAR1, encodes the following:
- a CDS encoding secretin N-terminal domain-containing protein, with the protein product MKNYCDRLGFLTALTVMLMAAPANAAERNITDIELDKDNNQLELKLSANKRSSEKSNLLHKSPLNSPPLPTPPQFWGGNDWSPPSLGEIRGGWDFKSLSPQAWGAGGAKASADASFFTLRKDNLIEANLLNTNLDLPAGNSFKQDNPIAGIKSIDVHQVDREHTQILISTEPDVPIEHLLEQQGDNLVLSLNRVTKAQSFQRELSQFGDKTVKQIKQTYKSALGQKKTKDNEKPTLVAQKTDLKKPDVLIPNPEIDIENNGSNNTKERVYKAQDDPSSAADATLPRAVAPPVGDMAVSNINTMPDMVDLGSSASVPRLVLRDAPVREVLSLLAKSANLSLVFADSNAQAQGDQGNQGGNGEETGPTISLDLENQPLQEAFNSVLLVSGLDANRRGNIIYVGEQLPAQARNLVSRTIRLNQVTVENAALYLASQGATGKRLTNDVEEIIDPETGRVVQRKEASPTLTDLDGGNENDTGSKALMLKGLQVSTDGRLNAITLVGEPRKVEVATTFLTQLDARRRQVSVNVKVIDVNLLNQDVVNSSFSFGINDSFFSQDNGSASLRFGDSAPPTSAELNSPTGRLSNPPIVNNPFAGANTFLNFDEGTIVPGTSSGIVDAATGFFVPGLERGVGIFPGREAAISSDPFTAGITDFTQATDGIRTATIDGNNGITNFTTTQGTDGTATSALPSLFQYPDKFLALLEARVTSGNAKVLTDPTLTVQEGQQATVRLVQKIVESVKTEIDGESGTRTVTPEIGEAGLVLTVNVEGIDDNGFVSMSVSPSVSSVGATQAFDSGNGATNTLNLLSTRQVSSGLVRMRDGQTLILSGIIQDQERTTVSKVPILGDIPLLGALFRSTDKTNERAEVIVLLTPNIVDEDAGLASNFMPSKESREMIEKSGVDPLGEPGK
- a CDS encoding type II and III secretion system protein, whose amino-acid sequence is MTFADDFATEKGLAEDYPVAFGITFTPMVTGIAIAVAGIALAAYGYINFVNPAQAKYKEALTKKVELQGQLEKIQTGDLQLKLIELEADLADQKVLKARVLTMFTSEDDLETLLIDLNNFVASNQGTLIDYQPEGDISTIEDASLGAEVQGKLKRKTISLSIKGTFTETKQILQDLERLQPLLMVQTISSTVEDKPTAILTSNRSEIVPKDQAELKTQIKLDAILPPSQQELEQAQKTDEEAELTEREKRQIRRESRKNKDSDSQSQPDATKK
- the pilM gene encoding type IV pilus assembly protein PilM, whose amino-acid sequence is MLNTLTNIFAKNGDSVGIEINTQKINIAQIVKQGQQYKLMKNVSADIPEGVFEEGQIVDSLILSELIKDTLKANKISATKVFTAVPMREAIIRVIPVPAELDEAELKDMVMVHEAGMYLPYPREEVDLDYVKLGYFMDEDGIEKVNVLLVATKKEVTDLYTEVFEQAQLKLSVLEINSFALIRTIREQLRQFGSKEAVVLVDLEFDSTEIAIVVEGVPQFSRTVPIGTYQMYTAFSQAMSLPATGSAEMLYDIDILSSRDSTGVDSSQIESGKAALIKILGELSDELSRSINFYINQSEDLEIVQLLLAGPGAGIRQLDEFFTQKLNLPTIKVDPIATLGLDINEDIASDSRPGLGIVLGLGMRDL
- a CDS encoding HU family DNA-binding protein; amino-acid sequence: MNKGELVDRISQKATVTKKQADAVLSAAVETIMEAVSDGDKVTLVGFGSFERRDRKEREGRNPKTGEKMSIPATKVPAFSAGKLFKEKVAPAKK
- a CDS encoding ABC transporter substrate-binding protein, which produces MKKATFITRFCLWLLTGVIISWLWGCNPSANNDSSQLEFWTMQLKPNFTQYFEDLNTTFEAQNNPVEIDWVDIPWSAMESKILTSISAKTAPDLVNLNPKFASQLATRNAWLDLNEVVTPEAKAAYLPKIWQASTIEVCQQDNCKDLAFGIPWYLTTTITIYNQQLLTAAKIKNPPQTYQELAEAAKTIKEKTGKYAFFISFVPNDSGDVLESFVKMGVELVDESGKAAFDTPTGEAAFQYWVDLYQQKLLPPEVLTQGHRYGIELYQAGEIALLSSGAEFIESITNNAPSIAEVSQATSQITGKTGKKSVAIMNLVIPRDSEKSAQALKYALFVTNTKNQLAFAQASNTLPSTVEGVDQYINDIEQQKTTLIEQAKKVSAAQLKNAEVLIPVRKNIQILQKTIYENLQAAMLEDKTVEQAVKDAAEEWNNQSSL
- a CDS encoding PilN domain-containing protein; this translates as MYNLDINFLRDREGEQSTDMSSSIAQKREPAIEDKVPIVVGIALALIAPAITFGYLQSVKAKTATVEEEVTQIESEIADLGNQNKKIEAANAEIQQTQQETAALVGVFEKIKPWAAIMQEISDRTPPGVQVDSIQQTSSAPATPPAPPPTEAKEGEAEATPPPVPSPSIGVNLAGVARSYDDVNDFVLFLQRSPFFDSKQVKLNGASTSDFPVEVENTEDLPENASLEIPKGVKYAISAQLNNAPSSQLIQEIAKKGSIGLATRLKTLERKGAVLK